ttcaatcccaggtaccaaaaaaaaaaaaaaaaaagagaaagaataggaGCTGaaggtgtagctcggtggtagagcacttgcctaggatacACAAGGCCTGGGTGCCATTCCCAGCACCacggaaaaagaaaattaaaaagagttaaTATATGTTGAGCACTTAGAATAAGCTTTGCCATGTCAATGTtagctattcttttttaaaatatttttaaattgtagatagaTATAATACctatattatttacttttatgtggtgctatggatccaacccagtgcctcagttgtgccaggcaagcgctctaacactaagccacagccacagcccagtgttaactattcttttttttttggggggggcaggcgtaccagggattgaactcagggtcacttgaccactgaaccacatccccagccctattttgtattttatttagagacagggtctcactgagttgcttagcacctcaccataaGGCTGGGTTAGAACtagctattctcctgcctcagcctcacaaatttctggaattacaggtatgtgacaCCATGTCCAACTAAAGTCTACTCTTAGAGTATAGACCTACCAGGGATGAAGCAATTGCGTAATATCACACAGTGAATAAGTAAATATTGGATATAGGGTTTGAACTGAGGCAAGTCACATCACACTCACCTGCTTAGTTCCAATATCATCAGAATTTTACCAAAGAAACAGAGTAAATGTCatgggagggcagagaggagatTTATTTCAGgagttagggatgtagctcagtgcttccctagcatgaacaaggccctgggatccatccccagcactgcaaaaaaaagagaggagattGATTTCAGTGAATTAGCTTGCATGATTGTAGAGACTGACTAAACAAGTTTGAAATCTGCAAGCCAGCAGGCTGGGAACTCTTGAAAAGAAGCTGTTGGCTTCTTCTGTGGGGATCCCTGATGTTTGCTTTTAAGGCCTCTTGACTGACTGAGTACGGCTCAATCACATCATCAAGGGTCATCTCCTGTACTTACAGTCAACTGATCATAGGTGTTAACCCAACCACATCTACAAAACTACCTTCACAGCAACACTAGATTCATGTTTAATTGAATAGGTTCTAGAGCCTAACCAAGCTGATGCACTATCGTAACTTCTCAGAGTTGACAGTCCATATTTGTTGAGGTTTCTGAAAAGGCCATTTTTCCAGTCTGAAGTGCCCAGTTCTTGCAGGTCAAAGCACCATAAGggccagtgcagtggcacatgcctgtaatcccagtggcttgggtgcctgaggcaggaggattgcaagttcaaagccagcctcagcaacttagcaaggctttcAGCAACTTGGACCCTGTCTCaagttttaagaattaaataaaaagggctttggtatggctcagtggttaagttcccctgggctcaatccctggtattaaaaaaaaaaaaaaaaacataaacagagTCATTGAGTTGGCTTGGTGTTTTGGTAGTGGTAgtggcagtggtggtggtggttgtttggtgctggggatcaaacccagggccttgcacatgctaataAATACATACTCACCCACCGAATACATTTCCACAGGCTTGGGAATTAACAGTTGAAATTTCCCAAATATGATCCGGGCTTACTCAAGGAGAAGGGAGTACCAGCCCTAAGGTTGCCACCAAATATGAGGATATCCCTTTTAGTAAGATGTTGCCCTCCAGTGTTACAAGAAATTTTACTACAACCAGATAGGCCCATCTAGAGCCCTTTCTGTAATTCTAAATTAAAGCTGTGCTATGAAATACTGGAGTAATCAGATGAGGAAGTCCACAGGCTCTGGGTTTTCCCCCATGATGATGACTCTCTTGCTTTTTATTAATGTAACTTTAAATATCATCCTCTGTCCCTTGAGATTGGTCCAGGACCCCTTCTACTATGCTGGGCTACTGGGCACCCAGCCCCAGCTGGCCCCATGGTCCCAGTGGGCCTGTGTGCATCCATCCTAGTTCAGAGTCCGGACGGATTCTGTTTCCTCAGTGGGTAGGGAGAGCCAGAATTCCCCAGCTGGACAGCAGGAAAAGGCCATGATCCTCTTTCTCAGTAGTCCCATCCTGCTAAGGGCAGTGGTCACCAGAATCTTTCTACTGTGGAGCTGCCAGgaagggtgtggctcagcagccCACCACTAACAAGACAGTCACCCCTTAGACAAGGCTTCCTTTGTGTGAGGCCTGTTTTGAGCACTTTACAAATATTGACTCATGTAAACTTCAAAGGCTTCTTGAGGTGGGTACAGTTTCCATCCCCACTGtacagaggaggaagctgagcCCAGGGTGGCAGCTAAGTAACCAGCTCAAGATCACGCAGCTAGGGAATGCTGGAAGCAGGGGATTGTCTGGTTCCAGAGAGGCCCTTTCGTTCAGGAGCATCTCCCCTTTGGGAACCACCACTGCTTACACCACTCCTGTAGGTCCTTCTCAAGTGATGCCCCCTTCTAAGCCTCTTTTCCCTCATCATCAGTGCGGTGTCCTTGACCAGGGGCACCCCAGACTTTCAGAACCAAACAAGATCACCACGTAACCTACAGATGATCCCCAGATCATAAAGGTagtgggaagagaaaaagaagcacgTGTGTAAAAACCACTAGGTGTATTTATGAAGTGTGCACTGCAACTGTGCCAGACCCTGCTGCAGGTACTGGAGACCCAACACGGGGGCCAGTGCCTGCCTCGTGGCAATCCCAGACTGGAGGAAGATGACATTTAGCATGAAAGCCAAGAACAAGCTAATTTCAGATTTAGCTCTTTAGAAGACTGTAAAGTGAAAGGCCTGAAGGGCAGGACTGCGAAGGTCTCCTCAGGGAGGTGAGCTTTGGTCCCGGGTCTTCACCTCGCTTGACGGGGACAAGGCACACAGTCTTGGGGCTCTCGGTTGCATCCCTACAGCCACGAGAGGAGGGCGAGAGGGTACTTTTAGCCCGTGTAACAGCAGGAGAACCTGGGCAGAGAGGTCGGGTAGTGTGCCCAGAGCCACTGCCAGCAGTGAGAGAGCGCAGCAGTCAGACTGTCACCTTCCGAAGAGGCGGGGCAGCCTCGAGGAGTGGGGTCGCCTCAGGCCCCGCCCCTTCTCGGAGGGGCGCGTTCGGCCGAGGTTCAGGAACGCCTCGTAACCTATTGGTAGGGCCTGGGCGCAAGACCGGCCCTGTTATCGGAGATACGTAAAGAAGATCGCGATTGGCTCTCTCTGGAGGGTGGGCGGGACTCCGTCGGCCTGTGCGCGCGCCACTGGGAGGCGTTGCCCAAAGCACAGTGGGAAGGGGCGTATCCCCGCGCGGTCGGCCGTTGGCGGCTTGGCCCCGCCCCGGATGTCGCGCGTCACGGACTGAGCACCGGCGATTGGCCGTCGCGCCGCGAGGGGCGGGGCGGAAGGTTCTGGAGGGGGCTGGCGGGCTCTGGAAGCTTCCGCCGGACGGGTATATAGAGTCCAGGACGGGGCGGCGGCGGAGCCGGGGGACGGCGACAGCTGGGCGGCGGGCCGCAGGTGGGGGCCATGGGCAAGGACTACTATCAGACGCTGGGCCTGGCCCGCGGCGCGTCGGACGACGAGATCAAGCGGGCCTACCGCCGCCAGGCACTGCGCTACCACCCGGACAAGAACAAGGAGCCCGGCGCCGAGGAGAAGTTCAAGGAGATCGCCGAGGCCTACGACGTGCTCAGCGACCCGCGCAAGCGCGAGATCTTCGACCGCTACGGGGAGGAAGGTGCGTGTGCGCGCGCCGTGCGGGTGCGCCCCCGCCGTTTGACAGGCGGGGAAACCGAGGCACGCCGAATGCTCTCCGGCCCCCGGGGGGACTACGCGAGCCCGGGGCGGGTGGCCCCCGCCCTCTGGCCGCGCGGCCTCCGCCCTCGGATTGGCGGCCTCCGGGtgggaggaggagtcctggacgCGCCGCTCGCTCAGAAGCTTCTAGTAGGTCTGGGGCCGCCCCTCTCGGGGTGCCGCCCACGTCCCGAGCGGCCCGGGGCGCGGGAGCCGGGGAGGGTGCGGGCGGCGCGGGGCCCTGCGGCCGGGTGAGGTAATCCCTGCGAGACGCTGACCCAGCTCCGCGCCAGGCACGTACGGGGCGGGGCGCGAGGCGGCTGTCCAGGTGCGGGAGCCGGCGGCGCGCCTGGGGCCGGTCCGCGACCCTGTCGTCCGCTGGCCGCCGATGACTCAGACTGACCTCTGGGCTTGAGCCTAAGAAATAAACTGATTTTGTGTTTCGGGGTGATGGCGATTGATACCAGAGAGAACTTGAAACCTGTCGGTGGGCTTACCTTCATTGATTCCTACTCTcagcacatctccagccctcggGCGTTTGGAGTAGGCCCCTCTGAATGCTCCTCTGAAtcgtgccttttttttttttttacccttccTTTAGTGAGTTTTTTGTAAAACCTTGTGGATGGGTCAGTCAGTAAGTGGAAGGACCTGAGTGGCACCTGGAGGTGGCCAACTCAGAGCTTAAGCCCTTTGCCACTGACATGTCACAGTGAAGTAGAGTGGGTGGTCTTTTtattgctgctgctgccgccgctgAAAGTGGTAAAGCTTAGGATTCTTCCCTGACAGCCTTTAAAGAATTCTTGGTCCAGGgttcccaagtttttgtttttgtttttttcctcccttaagGAAAGCTAGAGAGGAGCACCTGGTCAACCAACTGACAGATTCTGATTTTGCTTTTCAGGCCTAAAGGGCGGTGGCCCCAGCGGCGGTAGCAGCGGTGGTGCTAACGGTACCTCTTTCAGCTACACATTCCATGGAGACCCTCATGCCATGTTTGCTGAATTCTTTGGTGGCAGAAATCCCTTTGATACCTTTTTTGGGCAGCGGAACGGAGAGGAAGGCATGGACATCGATGACCCATTCTCCAGTTTTCCCATGGGCATGGGTGGCTTCACCAACATGAACTTTGGTCGCTCCCGCCCTCCCCAAGAGCCCACCCGGAAGAAGCAAGATCCCCCTGTCACCCACGACCTGAGGGTCTCCCTTGAAGAAATTTACAGCGGCTGTACCAAGAAGATGAAAATCTCACACAAGCGGCTGAACCCCGATGGAAAGAGCATTCGAAACGAAGACAAAATTTTGACCATTGAAGTGAAGAGGGGGTGGAAAGAAGGGACCAAAATCACCTTCCCCAAGGAAGGAGACCAGACCTCCAACAACATTCCAGCTGACATTGTCTTTGTTTTAAAGGACAAGCCACACAATATCTTTAAGAGAGATGGTTCTGACGTCATTTATCCTGCCAGGATTACCCTTCGAGAGGTAAGGGACTAGGTTGGGCCCTGTGCAGGGAGGCAGCTGCTTTTTGAAGCCATTCAGTTTTGTTCTATAAGTGTTCCTGAGCATGTGGTTTATGCCGGATTTGGGGGTACAGAGCAAGACTGACCAAAGCTTGAGCTTCTCTGCTGGTGATATGGGCAGATTTGGGGTAGGGTCTTGGCTGCAGAGGCCTGATGGATCTGACCCCGCACCAAAAAACCTGTAGGCAAGAGTTGAACTTCCTAAGCTGTCTTTATCTAATGCTGTCCATTTGTTTTCCAAGGCTTTGTGTGGCTGTACAGTAAACGTCCCCACTCTGGACGGCAGGACCATACCCGTCGTATTCAAAGATGTCATCAGGCCTGGCATGCGGCGAAAAGTTCCTGGAGAaggcctccccctccccaaaacACCCGAGAAACGCGGGGACCTCGTTATCGAGTTTGAAGTGATCTTCCCAGAAAGGATTCCCCAGACGTCAAGAACCGTACTTGAGCAGGTTCTTCCAATATAGTCACCTGCGTTCCCCAAGGACTAACCAGGGACCTTTCCACAGCTCAAGGATTTCCGGACCGTTCACCAGTTGTGGACAGAGAGAGGCGGGAGGGCCCAGGGAGGGCTTTCGTACTGCTGAATGTTTTCCAGAGAATATATTACAATCTTTCAAAGTCGTGCACTAGACTTAAGTGGTTTTTCGAGCGATAGAGCGGCAGGTGGTGGGCACAGCAGAGAAGAGCATTACAGTCTGCCCTACTGGTTCCTGCAGCCCTCCTGGGATGGGCCCACCTTCTGCTCCTCCAGTCCCTGCCCAGGGGCGAGAGACAGGCCCACAGCTGGACTTGATCCCTCTGTAGTCCCTTTGCTTCCTGCTGTTAGATGGTGTCAACCTGCCATCTTGGTCACCAGACCCTGTGCACTCCTCAGTTTGTGTTGTATGATCGGTTCGTGTTTTATTCTGTATTTGTCTCCCACACCTTGCTTGTCCCCTGAagaattctctcttctctttgacCATCTCAAATTGAGAACCTAAATCAGTTCTGCAGAACTGCCTGGCTGGCACCACAGCAATACCTCGTTCCAGCAGGACCAAGGGAGCCAGCCTTCAGGGAGTGAATCTCGCACCCACCTCTCCCCCCAGGTCCTGGTGGCCTGGCTGGAGCAGGGGGTCCTCCTGACTTCTGGCTCTGGTGACACTGAAAGTGCTGATTTATGGGTCACACTCTTTTCTTTGTCCATAAAGCAATCCTTTGGCACACCTGAGGCTTAACCAGTGGCCCaggtaatttttttgtttaatggaCTCTGGACTCTTCTCAAAGGGATCTGATCCCTTTGAATTTTGCacagccctagatataatccctTTTGATAAAAGGGTCTTTGCTTCTGATTACAGGAGCACTGTGGAACGTctgtaaatatgtttttataattccATGTAAAGTTGGTGTGCACTCAAATGAAAATAGTCCACGGCAGCTGCTGCTCTCTGTACAGAGCCAAGAATTGGAAGAAACCTTGGGAGTGGGAGAGTTGGAAcaaaaaaatgtctgttttctGGAGACCAGTCTGGTGCTCAGACCTTTAGACTTATTGTAAGTTGCCACTGCCGACACAAGACCAAAGTGTGTGACTTGTCATTATGCAGCGTGACAGCATTAAAGACTGATGCTAAACCTCAGGGGAGCGGTCCTGCGACTCTGTTTGAGGGCTCTGCTGGttctggggatggggtgggggcctGGGCATCCCTCCAAAGGCAGTCAGGGAGAGGGCggggtgggcaggaggcaggaggggatCCTCTGCAGGGCAAAGATAAGTCTGCCTTGCTGGGTTAGGGAACGCTAACCCATCCAAACAGCAAGGCTCGAGTACAGTGGATGCTGCTCATTTGGTGAAGGTTAGGGCCAAAGCTGGGGTAGGGGCTGGCTCCCAGATGTTCTTGCCTGTCTTCCAGGGAGGACTCTGGCTTTGCCTAGTGACCTGGTCACCGGGGCCAAGGAGAGGTGTGATCTGCATTTCTAATGCCCTGTCAGGCTTTCTGCCAGGGCAGGCTGTCTGACAGGCTCTGCCAAACCAGAACTAGAATTCCGGCCTCCCAGGAGCTGACCCCGCCCTGGGAAGATCCATTTCCTGCCTCTTATTTGTTGGCTACTGAGGCTTTTACTTTGTAACTTTTTAAGGAACTGGTTTTATTATAAGGTAAGTAATTATACAGGCTTACAAAAATGTAATGCTATTTAGCTACAAAGTGGTACTTTGTTTTTGGCAATAGTGGAGGATAAAACCAGGGCCTCTTGTATGCTAATCCCTGCTGCCTCACTGAGCAAGGCGGGAGATGCTATTTagtgttttaaagtaaaaaaaaa
This genomic interval from Marmota flaviventris isolate mMarFla1 chromosome 1, mMarFla1.hap1, whole genome shotgun sequence contains the following:
- the Dnajb1 gene encoding dnaJ homolog subfamily B member 1 isoform X1; translated protein: MGKDYYQTLGLARGASDDEIKRAYRRQALRYHPDKNKEPGAEEKFKEIAEAYDVLSDPRKREIFDRYGEEGLKGGGPSGGSSGGANGTSFSYTFHGDPHAMFAEFFGGRNPFDTFFGQRNGEEGMDIDDPFSSFPMGMGGFTNMNFGRSRPPQEPTRKKQDPPVTHDLRVSLEEIYSGCTKKMKISHKRLNPDGKSIRNEDKILTIEVKRGWKEGTKITFPKEGDQTSNNIPADIVFVLKDKPHNIFKRDGSDVIYPARITLREALCGCTVNVPTLDGRTIPVVFKDVIRPGMRRKVPGEGLPLPKTPEKRGDLVIEFEVIFPERIPQTSRTVLEQVLPI
- the Dnajb1 gene encoding dnaJ homolog subfamily B member 1 isoform X2, with amino-acid sequence MFAEFFGGRNPFDTFFGQRNGEEGMDIDDPFSSFPMGMGGFTNMNFGRSRPPQEPTRKKQDPPVTHDLRVSLEEIYSGCTKKMKISHKRLNPDGKSIRNEDKILTIEVKRGWKEGTKITFPKEGDQTSNNIPADIVFVLKDKPHNIFKRDGSDVIYPARITLREALCGCTVNVPTLDGRTIPVVFKDVIRPGMRRKVPGEGLPLPKTPEKRGDLVIEFEVIFPERIPQTSRTVLEQVLPI